In Glycine max cultivar Williams 82 chromosome 15, Glycine_max_v4.0, whole genome shotgun sequence, the DNA window TTATTCACCCTAAGTAATCAAAGAAACCTGCTTACAATCATTGTTTCTTGTCTActctttttatgttcttattaGGAAGTTTATGTTGTGTGTGGAACTGTTGCAGGGAACAAGCGCATTGCCCTATATTGATTCCCAGTTTGATTGTCAAGATTTTTCTGATGAAAACCATGCTGGCGAGGGCCCTGGAGGAGCAGTTGCAATGGACTGTGAAATGGTTGGTGGTGGAAGTGATGGTTCTCTGGAACTTTGTGCTAGAGTGTGTTTGGTTGATGAAGATGAGAGATTAATCTTCCATACTTATGTACAGCCTGAAATACCTGTTACTAATTACAGGTACTTTTTTGCTCTATTTCTCTTTTATGTCTATCCTTCCTATTTTTTACTCTTTCTTTCACTTCTAATCCACACAAAGCATTATTGTCAAAGAGAAAAGTGGACAAGGAAAAAAGAGTGCTTGggttgattttgtttgttattttcagATATGATATAACTGGATTGACAGAAGAGCATCTTAGAAATGCCATGCCACTTAAGGAAGTTCGAGAAAAGCTACTGCAAATTCTACACAATGGAGAATCCATTGGCAAAGTTAGACTGGATGGTGGAAAAGCAAGGCTTCTTGTGGGGCATGACTTAGCACACGATTTGGAttgtttaaaaatgaattatccTGATCATATGCTGAGGTAGATGCTTCTTGAGTAACTTAGTTATGCTTAAATCATGCTTGACAGAATCATTCTTGACAACCATGTCTTGTACTTATCTTCTTTATCAGAACTTTTAGGATTTGTCATGATGATGAACAAAACAATTATTctgttttttccctttttttcatATACAAGGTTACAATGTGTTTTTATGAATTCACTTTTTGAACTATAAAGTTGTTATACTGCTCAGTTTTTCTTGTTATCCAAAATAAGTTTCCAGACTTTAAAGATCCAGACCATTCGATCGCttagatttatattatattgtgAATTATGCCAGGTTGATTGAATTTTCTATTTGAATTGACAGTTTCTTATATGAGAGCAGATCTGTGTAATTATTAGAACTCATCTTTTGCCTATGCTTTTGTGTTACATTGCAGAGACACTGCAAAGTACCGTCCGTTGATGAAAACCAACTTGGTCAGCCATTCACTCAAGTATCTCACCCGAACATATCTTGGGTAAGTTAATTTTTTCCTCAATCCTTTTTCAGTCGTAAATTGCTTCTTCCATTTTCAAGTTTTCCTtctgtttttaaaatcaaattggcATGATCTAATCTGTTCCTCCTGCATGTACCAATTGTACATTGACCGTCATTTCAATTTGCTGAGGATCATAATAGATTCTATGAATCTTCtttctataataaaataaaatgaaattggtgAGCAAAACTTTCTGATcttgaaagaatttcaaaaccaggttAAAAAGCAATTTGGCTACATTTCAGTCAAAtgcattttgttttaaatttctgtttgaaaattaaaaattaaaaactcataATCATCTTAAACAAGCCCAAAGTTATTGCATGTGTGAGTGTGTCCTGTAAGTTGGGACAGTTCTCCGGACGGTTAAGAGTATTAGTGCAATATAAAGAAATCtgctatattttttctttagtcTTTACCTTGATCTCCTACTTCTTTGTAAACATCATCTGGTAAAAAACACATCAATTCTATTTTTCCACATTCTGGCTAAAGCAGCAAATCTATCACAAAAGGCTGCATccatacttttttgttttacttttaaattgcCATAGTCACTGCTTTCATAATATAACCGCTAGCTACTATATTAATTGCAGATCCCGTAATGTTTAATCTCATCCAGTATTATTGTTCTTTGGTTTACAGTTATGATATCCAATCCGGCACTCATGACCCTTATGAAGATTGTATTTCTGTCATGAGACTATACAAGAGAATACGATCTCAACTTCATCCGGAGGAAGACCATGGAACAATGACCCTGAGTAACAACATTGTTGGCATGCCTGATAGCTGGATATCTAGGGAACTTGACAACCTCACACCGGATGAACTTTATGCCATGTCTAGATCAGATTATAAGTGTTGGTGCTTGGATTTGATACCAAGATTGTCAGCCTGAATTATTGATCTTTGCATTTGTCCATAACATATCATAAGCATATTTCTTCAAGAACTATGAGAATGGAGCATTTGCAATGATATTTTCTGTGCATATCTTCCTATGCATCGAGTTATCTTCCAGACAAGAAAATTACGAGAAAAGATAGGTGCTTTATGATGGAGCTTTTGTAAATATTTAGAACGCTTTGTTCAAATCACATGCCCTTTTTTAGAATGAAGACTTACCTACCTTCTCACTATAATATAGGCTCTAACTACCGACACAAAACATAAATGGATGCAAGGCTTGTGTGATAACTGCGAAATCTAAGCTAAAttgatagttattttttattaataatgataataatttttttcattttagtagtgtttttaatgaaattacgaAGAATTTAACATCTTTGCAATTTATGATTAGCATaagtcaaaagaagaagaattaaaGTGTTTTAGAGGGAATTTGACAAtaaaatgtgaaagaaaaagaattgaagAAGAGTTGGAAGAATTGCATAGCTCGCTCAATGTGCAACCCAAGTTCAACGTGTGATGCTCGTTTCGCATGCAGGACTAACTTAGTGCAAGAAGGCCCACGAGGAGAAGCCCAGTGTGCGCTTAGTGCATAGATGCTTGCTCGGCACGAGGTCAGCATTAAAAGGGTCAGCGTTAAAAGTAAGCTACCTTAGGCCTAGAAGAAGGAAGTAAAAGGAAAAGACACACCGAGTCTCAGAGAAATCCAAAGTCTGAATCTATTCCTTGGGGAATCCCTTTTTTTTTAGTCATTCccctttttcttattattagtCATCTATCACCTTTTTCCATTAACCCCTAAAGTGTAAAGTCTCTTATGGTTATGAGAGGCTAAGTCCCTATTATTGGGTGTCTGGAGGCCAACAACGCTTGTAATGTAATTCTCTGTCTATTATCTAATTAatgttattctatttttattatttttctctgtgctcatttattattatcatccaTATAATGTTTAGAGAGCAATGTagtgaaaaatgattattttttaaagaactaaGGAAGGGTAACTTAATAAATtcattgctagaaatagatTGACATTTATTTTGTCCACGAATTCTTGCATATGTTGTCAGTTTGTTATTTTATCTCTACAAAGAAATTTGGgggaaaatgataaataaattatgtccTTTATGCAAGAAATCAAAGATAGCGTAATTGAGTAGATGCAGGTAGAAACATAGAACtcattaattagagaaatttttttacattacatCATAAGTAGTTTTAACATACTAGGCCCAGCATCATTGCATTCTGATTCTATCTTTTCACATTTaaattgttgtttgttttttcctttaatttttgtttgtcttaTTCTAAATTTCACATTTACAATTCATTGTTTCtgtcttcttctctctcttcattgCTTAATAAAATCGAGTTTGCATCACTTGAGTACAACCAAAGTTCACGTGGACTCACACTTGAACTTCCATTTTAAACTTTAatacttgtgataaaattggtaCACTTATGAATATGTTAACACAGAGCCACTTGGATCTAAGTTGATGAATGGTACAAGAAGCTTtcgttttcaaaaaaaaaattattttcaaatataaaatgtttgaagtaattatttaattttcttaaaaacaatataatttacTTGAGGAGGGAGATTCTCTCTTTTAGTTAcgcattaatatattttcttttctttctttggtaGATACATTTTACATCCTATTTTTACATaactagcaaaaaaaaaaaaaaaacaaactatatCGAACTATTCTCTTATTTGTAtctgtataattatttttttctctctcaagtatttttttttttttaatttcaaaataatgttatattgcaatctaaattatttattaaaaaaattaaaatatacacttattaaaatatttagctTCAATATactttatgtattttaaaacaatattatgagttttaattatatgaaattaaatatttatattgcaCATTGTATAAATGAAATTCCCGTTTATTCAAAAATTTGTAAATGTGTATTTTAAGAatcctttatttttgaaaaaatatgttttcttttataaatataagtttttattctcatgttaaattaaatcaatgtatttgttttaatcttaattattattactatataACTAGAttagattattatattatacaaCTACATATTTTGTAAGTACAAGATTTTAGAATTTTGATTCCATTTTATTTCATGATGgatgattaatttaaaatgtaaataaagtaatctttttacccaaaaaaatctaaataaaatttgactacatattttttaatgaacatATAGTGGGAATAttgcatttatattatttttgaaaaaaataaattcactttatcttacatatttaattacaaatttatataaattaatacaatAATTCACCCGTGCATGACATGGGTCATCAAATTAGTAATCATATAAATTCTCGTTGTacaaaaaattatcacaaactatataaaaaaataaatttttatttacgaAATAACTGTACATGGCAATgggttaatttatatttaaatttgagaaaagtaaatttttttaatggttttaTAGGTATGTATGGTcatgataacttttttttatattctcaatcaatgaaaaattatatttaatacaactttttaaataattgttataatcaataaaacttatcatatattagATTGTATAGTAAGAGATCTTTACACTAcaaattcatttatatattttttcaatgttAACAATATTTAGATATAAGTGCTTTTGCCTAATTCATGCTAAAATtgtgttgtaacttgtaagtaatttgaaacaaaataatttaggcGTATCTTTTCAGGTCGTCGTCAATCACATGACACACGTGCTAGACTgaaaaagttataattatttcaCTGAATATATAATAGGTTtgtatatttgaataataaagattaattacTATATTAAGATTGATAAAGGTATTAAAATCATACAAGATCTCGTTTAATTAACTGTTATGACTTTATGAAGAGTTTAGCTCTCTTTGCGCCCAATAATAAATCATACTTTCCGATACTATTCTGTCAAACTCATTAACAGAATCAcgcatttgaaaaaataaaactgaaagaaCAATATTTATCATCTCCCGAAAACTTTTAGTTAATCCATATAGAAATGAATTGCAAACAAATAAGTAGTTGGCTTAAAGTGATCCAAAATTCTCAGAAGTAATATCTTAAATTcgagtataataaaaaaaacatgattaaaattgaaaatttatacCAGATGAGATAAATTCTTTAAgaaagattaattattattcttattagtGATTTGTCAATTGGGTTCCTCTTGTCAACATGTCAATTCGTTATGTTTGAAGCAACTAACTATCTTTCCAAATCCAAACCAATACCAATTACCTAACCACATGAGAAATTTCGATTTCGGTTCAAAGTCAGAAGAAGAGAGAAGTATCATAGAGAAAAATTctgatataattaaattaacaaagcGTAAGAAAATGAATTTCACTTAACCAAACATCTTTCTTCACAGACAGACTCCAAATGAAAATTTCCCCTCCGAAAAAGGGCAAAAGCATATAAACCGaacctaaaattatttactaaattGACCAAATAAGAAATTCACAGAAAGAAGCAGAAGGAGAAGATTGGGGGATCAAGAAAGAGGAGCACCGGGAGGAGACAATCGAGTGGCCTCTTCCTCGTCGAAGAACAAATCATCGGTTTTCCTCAACGCCGCGTGCGCCACCACCAACACCGCTCCGATGAGCAGCGCCACGAGGATGTTGCCGATGGCGCCGGTGAGAAGCAGCAGCACGACGGTGAGCACCGCCATGACGATAAGCACGACGCGGTCGCTGATTAATCTTCCGAAGATTATTAACGGTTCGTCGCGGAGGAAGTAGAGGAAGAGCCACGCCGCCATGAGCACCACGAACACGATCAGCGAGATTGGATGCCAGAGAAGGCTCAGGAACAGCACGATGAGCACGACGATCGCGTAGTTCATCTGGAAGTAGGAGATGTTCTCCCTCACGCGCGAGACGGCGTCTCCGACGCCGGCGGGGAGGGCGAAGGATCGGAAATTGAACATGAGCTTCCATGGACGGCGGGTTCCGAGTCCCTCCTTGACGCGCTGCTTGGCGCGTGAGATGAACTCGAGGTTGGTGGAAGGTGTGGAGGAGGTTGGAATTGTGCCGTAGTTGGTCATCGTTGTTGTTGTCGTCGCGGAAGGAAAGAAGGGTTGagttcagagagagagagagagaagaggctAAATCAATGATTAATACGACgagaatttttatttgttattttatggattattattttaatcataaCGTGCCTGTGGGTTTGTCTTCCTTCTTCTCATGCCACATGCAATATggatattaatgattttttacttttcagtTCACATTTGCTCTCTCTGGTTTTCCAATTTAGTTCAGAAAGAGAAGAGATGTTCTGCTTATTGATCATTTTGATGTGTAGAGGAATCTCCACATTCTCTAGACTCTACTCCCATCTACATACACTAGCCTTATCTACAaagaaatttttctaaaagtttagtgatacacatttttttatttagtattttacaattcatcatattataaattattactattagtgTTTTTTCCCATTACTTAATATTAGCGTTATTCTTATTATGTTTTAGTATATAGagaaattaaatgtaattttgctTTATATCAGTAACATATATCctatattatcattatttcacttaagacattttttttattcgttaTCAATTCTTTTGcttcaatatttttgttttatcagtTGTTAATTTAAGAATCAAATATAGCTACAAGGGTTTACGATAATTCAGTGCTCAACCATATGAGTTACACTCTTtagatttatgtttttatcattgATCATGACAATGActccaaaataaacaaaaatatataataattacattaaactTTACATATATCTTATTAacattaagaagaagaaaaaattctcTTGGAATGATTTTATATCTaagcaagagattaaatccaatatcttatgattttaaaaatatattgataccatataaagaaattatattCAGTTTTTATAAAGtccaacatatatatttttatctttattttaatattaagttatcaAAAAGTAAgtccttaataaattttataagttaaatcaaacttttatgCCAGTTAAacctaacatttaaaaaatatttttggtagataaataaatcattttcaaatcctatatttttaactaaaattaagcTCAGACGTAACAAAATCTCTCTCAATGTAACCGATTTCCAcccttatttataaataatcttatttacAACTCCCGTTAAAGTTATTCAAACACGCAATCGAGAGAAAACAAGAGTGCACCactcaaaatttaataatatttttttttagttttaaatgacaagaataaaatattccatttatatttaagaaaaggGATGAAATGGAAGGAGCGGAGGAAACTATGATGTgatagtattattttaaattattacttgAACTAAATAGCTggacatatattatatttatatttatattggtattttttattttgcgaTATTTATATTGCTACTAATGAAACGTGTCGATACATTTGCTTtgattcatgtttaattttgtaattgatacaatatttatattaattttatgaagtGGAAGAGAAAAGACGGTATTGTTCGAGATTGCTTTTTTTAAAGAGTTAtagattattgttattgatttcttcttttctcttgatCAATTGGATCATTGATTTCATCATTTCATGTACCACGCCAAACGAAGCTGTTCGTGTAGTTTGCATACTTTGCTTTGCAAATCACCCATAGCTTagtatttaattgagaagatggaaatatagaagataaaaatttaaaaaaatatttaaatttgcatCTTTTGGTCAAATTTTGTCTAATGATCAATtcggtcttttttttttttatgcattcgAGACTATGAGATTATATATTTCTTTGATCCTTTTGATTGGATTTTATCAAATGATCTActcgattttaatttttttgtgtttatacACTCGAGACTATACGATTGTATATCTCTCTGATCCTTTGGATTTGATTGTGTAGAATAATTTACTCAGTGTTAGTCTGAGTGTGCTTAAATATTTGAGACTGTGAAATTGTGTTTCCTATGATGCTCTCAGTACATATTCAATGTTTTCATGTTATAACTTGagattgaaaaattatatatcatttaGTTTTTGTTGAGTCGACCTCTCAGGTCTATTGATTCGGATATTAAATGACCccattcaaatataatattattatataacttgTATTAAACCTAAAAGGATGAGCAGCGCAGTTTtacatttaaatgttttaaaactaAATCTCTTTAAAATGAGGCACGATCTATCTACAACAACACAATTAACATAGAATGTAGAAGGCATGATAACGAAACATAAGCTTAGAGAACAGAGATGACAGAAGATGGCCATCCATAAGGGCGACACGCATAGTGCTAATTGCTGAATTGCTGATTCTGCAATGCCGTTGGGGAGGGGATTGATTGCCCAGTGGCACAGTGGGGACGAGAGATTATTACACACTTTTATTTGTACTACACGTTCCAGTTTAAGTGTTAAAAATTCAATCTAATTAAACAATTTCCCTTTTAATCTCATTCACGCAGCAAGACTATTCCGTGTAATATTCAAATTGGTCAGTTATACTTATACTTAATAAATAGTATATATACCACAGTGCAACATATCAAGGAGTTTAACCACTCAATGATTTTCAATGAATAAGATATTCTCAGTAATTATTGCTAATTAAAAGTTCctttaacataaattatatatataaaataatatattaatctaaaattatttaatattttattcatatagataaatatttacaagatatatatttgtaaaaatatactaaaatattcaAACTCAATTCTATTAAACCAAGATAATGTTAGAATGCTTGTATATTTGCTGGCTATCATAATATTGGTATaacatatttattaactttttctttctgtcaaaaaatttatttagttatttatgttGGTATTCTCTTTGTCTGAGTATGTTTTTTTCATCtcaaacttaaatataaaattttatttaaaaaatcaaattcaatatcAGTTAAACCTACGACATATTGATGTATAATATAAtgaaatgtttttataaatttaattaaaacacaTATTGATTGCACTTAGTTATTATTATActgttaaaagttattatttttaatgattatttaagttgtaattaaattatttatttttgataaatttatggaaatttatatttaatgtttaacGTGAAGGATCCGACACTGAAAAGAGCCTCGTTGAAGGGACAAGGGTTGTGTCCGTCATGTGTGGATGAGAGCACATTGAAGGTTGTAGGGACGGCAAATATGAAAAGGCGAATCGTGGGTCTTGGCCAGCAAGGCCACGTGTCCACTCTTTCCATTTCGAGGGGTCCATCaaatacaattatataaaaCACCCTTTGTTTTCTCTCAGTCTTTTGATTTGGTTCCACGATCATCATTCACCTCTACCATCTAACCTTTTGTAAATAACTTATGAATATCAAACAAGATATTCCCTTCATCTAAAATCACTTACCAATGCCGGCCAtaggcatatatatatatatatacattgtcaaatggataaaatgaaattactgAAACTTCTTTATAGAACTGATTTCTTTCAATAAATTGTTTCTATGTGTACAAACTTAAAAATCAATTCCATAactacatatacatatacatatatatatttaaagaataaaattgtctCTCA includes these proteins:
- the LOC100526887 gene encoding putative PRA1 family protein, with the translated sequence MTNYGTIPTSSTPSTNLEFISRAKQRVKEGLGTRRPWKLMFNFRSFALPAGVGDAVSRVRENISYFQMNYAIVVLIVLFLSLLWHPISLIVFVVLMAAWLFLYFLRDEPLIIFGRLISDRVVLIVMAVLTVVLLLLTGAIGNILVALLIGAVLVVAHAALRKTDDLFFDEEEATRLSPPGAPLS
- the LOC100805841 gene encoding apoptosis-enhancing nuclease, which encodes MDAEADPPQNPITRHKCLACYKQYKKKEHLIEHMKTSYHSVHQPRCGVCQKHCKSFESLREHLTGPLPRGICSKIFSQQGCQLCLALFDSPGSLIDHRKICRISAPTCPGTSALPYIDSQFDCQDFSDENHAGEGPGGAVAMDCEMVGGGSDGSLELCARVCLVDEDERLIFHTYVQPEIPVTNYRYDITGLTEEHLRNAMPLKEVREKLLQILHNGESIGKVRLDGGKARLLVGHDLAHDLDCLKMNYPDHMLRDTAKYRPLMKTNLVSHSLKYLTRTYLGYDIQSGTHDPYEDCISVMRLYKRIRSQLHPEEDHGTMTLSNNIVGMPDSWISRELDNLTPDELYAMSRSDYKCWCLDLIPRLSA